A part of Candidatus Binataceae bacterium genomic DNA contains:
- a CDS encoding polysaccharide deacetylase family protein produces the protein MKITLSFDNGPEPGVTDHVLDVLGSEGVRSTFFVIGRKLADPERRALAERARAEGHWIGNHSLTHSKPLGRREDRDGAEEEIGRAQRMLDALAHPDRLFRPFGGGALDSGLLNRKVVDYLCTGGFTCVLWNCVPRDWEDPAGWVEQALNQCRAIPWSLVVLHDLPTGAMSNLGRFIADLRSAGAEIAQEFPPGCVPILRGRVMFPVDRYMAA, from the coding sequence GTGAAGATCACGCTCAGCTTCGACAACGGCCCCGAGCCGGGAGTGACCGATCACGTCCTCGACGTGCTCGGCAGCGAAGGTGTGCGCTCAACCTTCTTTGTGATCGGTCGGAAGCTCGCGGACCCCGAGCGCCGCGCGCTTGCCGAGCGCGCCCGGGCCGAGGGTCATTGGATCGGCAATCACAGCCTGACCCATAGCAAGCCATTAGGCCGGCGCGAGGATCGCGACGGCGCCGAGGAGGAAATCGGCCGCGCGCAGCGGATGCTCGACGCGCTCGCCCATCCGGACCGCCTCTTCCGCCCCTTCGGCGGCGGCGCGCTCGACTCCGGCCTGCTCAACCGCAAGGTGGTGGACTATCTGTGCACAGGTGGCTTTACCTGCGTGTTATGGAACTGCGTGCCGCGCGACTGGGAGGATCCCGCAGGATGGGTCGAGCAAGCGCTCAATCAATGCCGTGCGATTCCGTGGAGCCTGGTCGTGCTGCATGACCTTCCGACCGGCGCGATGTCGAACCTCGGGCGTTTTATCGCCGACCTCCGCAGCGCCGGCGCGGAGATCGCGCAGGAGTTTCCACCGGGCTGTGTGCCGATCCTGCGCGGCCGCGTGATGTTTCCGGTCGATCGCTACATGGCGGCCTAG
- a CDS encoding desulfoferrodoxin, which produces MANQLGKVYICAKCGSQVIVTKGGTGALKCCGAPMEQKK; this is translated from the coding sequence ATGGCCAATCAGCTTGGGAAAGTTTACATCTGCGCAAAGTGCGGCTCGCAAGTGATCGTCACCAAGGGCGGCACCGGCGCGCTCAAATGCTGCGGCGCTCCGATGGAACAGAAGAAATAG
- a CDS encoding enoyl-CoA hydratase/isomerase family protein translates to MEVARASGCVTATLVRPGAHNRLDVAMALRLIELAEEVEDDADALILVIRGAGGSFCSGFDDAIYSDAPGVVESISVLSKPTLAIIESVAADEGLELALAADLRVAARSARFTMGQLKRGRMPSFGGTQRLPRLIGAAHALRMLLTGAAIDGAEATRLGLATYVAPEAGRAALNRVADEVVKAVRSRGPIAARLAKEAVRKGCDMTLDQGIRLEEDLYALLQTTADRAEGVRAFLEKRKPLFRGA, encoded by the coding sequence GTGGAAGTCGCGCGCGCGAGCGGATGCGTCACCGCGACGCTGGTGCGGCCGGGCGCGCACAATCGGCTCGATGTCGCGATGGCGCTCAGGCTGATCGAGCTTGCCGAAGAGGTCGAAGACGACGCCGACGCGCTGATCCTCGTAATTCGCGGCGCCGGCGGCAGCTTCTGCTCCGGCTTCGACGACGCGATCTATTCAGACGCGCCGGGCGTGGTCGAATCGATCTCCGTACTCTCCAAGCCGACGCTCGCGATCATCGAAAGCGTCGCCGCCGATGAGGGGCTGGAACTGGCGCTTGCCGCCGACCTTCGGGTCGCCGCGCGCTCGGCGCGGTTCACGATGGGCCAGCTTAAGCGCGGGCGGATGCCGAGCTTTGGCGGTACCCAGCGCCTCCCGCGGCTTATCGGCGCCGCCCACGCGCTCCGCATGCTCTTGACCGGTGCGGCGATCGACGGCGCCGAGGCGACACGTCTGGGGCTCGCAACCTATGTCGCGCCGGAGGCGGGACGTGCCGCACTGAATCGCGTCGCGGACGAAGTCGTGAAGGCGGTCCGAAGCCGCGGCCCCATTGCCGCGCGGCTTGCCAAAGAGGCCGTGCGCAAGGGATGCGACATGACTCTGGATCAGGGTATAAGGCTTGAAGAGGATCTATACGCCTTGCTACAAACCACAGCCGACCGCGCCGAGGGCGTCCGGGCCTTCCTGGAAAAGCGCAAGCCGCTCTTTCGGGGCGCCTGA
- a CDS encoding AMP-binding protein: MNTVSFISIPGSIAPDQEILVFGDRRLNYAHLNDLVGRLSSVYKTLGLKPRDVIAALDTNSDHYIAGYYAAAKAGLTWLPLNYRAKDAELEYMINTAGAKVLLAGDRYLDLVGRVGPKLKTAKVVAWGDGKAGMPRVTDLVKAAEPDEIEFEVEDEDVSVLMYTSGTTSLPKGVMLRFRDFAAYVTANVEMADGSDRGVALVCVPFYHIAGTTAMMTNMWTGRRMVIMPQFEPRTWLQLVEREKVTHAFVVPTMMKQLLDEPSFARTDFSSLTNLAYGGAAMPIQTIRRAIEAFPKTVGFVNAYGQTETTSSLTVLGPDDHRIDGDARTVELKLKRLNSIGRPLPDVEVAVRDDDGKLLGAGAVGEILIRTPRIMKGYAGREDDSRLPEGWRATGDLGWVDEEGYVFFAGRKDDMIIRGGENIAPAEIETVLMSHPGIDEAAVIGVPSVEWGQTIKAFVVPRSGQNVTAAEVTEFCRTRLASFKRPEAIEFIDALPKNPLGKILRKELRDKGDTPKP; this comes from the coding sequence GTGAACACCGTCAGTTTCATCAGCATCCCCGGTTCGATCGCTCCCGACCAGGAAATCCTGGTCTTCGGCGATCGCAGGCTGAACTACGCGCATCTCAACGACCTGGTGGGACGCCTCAGTTCGGTTTACAAAACGCTCGGGCTCAAGCCTCGCGACGTAATCGCCGCCCTCGATACCAACTCCGACCATTACATCGCCGGCTACTACGCCGCCGCCAAGGCCGGTCTGACCTGGCTCCCGCTCAACTACCGCGCCAAGGACGCCGAGCTGGAATACATGATCAATACCGCCGGCGCCAAGGTGCTGCTCGCCGGCGATCGTTACCTCGATCTCGTCGGCCGCGTCGGGCCCAAGCTCAAGACCGCCAAAGTGGTCGCCTGGGGCGACGGCAAAGCCGGGATGCCGCGGGTTACCGATCTGGTCAAGGCGGCCGAGCCCGACGAAATCGAGTTCGAGGTCGAGGACGAGGACGTCTCGGTGCTGATGTACACCAGCGGCACGACCTCGCTGCCCAAGGGCGTGATGCTGCGTTTTCGCGATTTCGCCGCGTACGTCACGGCCAATGTCGAGATGGCCGACGGCAGCGATCGCGGCGTCGCGCTGGTCTGCGTGCCCTTCTACCACATCGCCGGAACCACCGCGATGATGACCAATATGTGGACGGGCCGGCGGATGGTCATAATGCCGCAGTTCGAGCCGAGGACCTGGCTGCAGCTGGTCGAACGCGAAAAGGTCACCCACGCTTTCGTCGTGCCTACAATGATGAAGCAGTTGCTCGACGAGCCGTCCTTCGCCAGGACCGATTTCTCGAGCCTCACCAATCTCGCCTATGGGGGTGCGGCGATGCCGATCCAGACCATCCGGCGCGCGATCGAAGCCTTCCCCAAGACTGTCGGCTTCGTCAACGCCTACGGCCAGACCGAAACCACCTCCTCGCTGACCGTGCTCGGCCCCGATGACCATCGTATCGACGGCGACGCCAGGACCGTCGAACTCAAACTCAAGCGGCTCAACTCGATCGGCCGTCCGTTGCCCGACGTCGAGGTCGCCGTCCGCGACGACGACGGCAAGCTCCTGGGCGCGGGCGCGGTCGGCGAAATCCTGATCCGCACTCCGCGTATCATGAAGGGCTACGCCGGACGCGAGGACGATTCCCGCCTGCCCGAAGGATGGCGCGCGACCGGCGACCTCGGATGGGTTGACGAAGAGGGTTACGTGTTCTTCGCCGGGCGCAAGGACGACATGATCATCCGCGGCGGAGAAAATATCGCGCCCGCCGAAATCGAGACCGTCCTGATGAGCCATCCGGGAATCGACGAGGCGGCGGTTATCGGCGTGCCCTCGGTCGAATGGGGACAGACGATCAAAGCCTTCGTCGTCCCGCGTTCCGGGCAGAACGTCACCGCAGCCGAAGTCACCGAGTTCTGCCGCACGCGGCTTGCGAGCTTCAAGCGGCCCGAGGCGATCGAGTTTATCGACGCGCTGCCCAAGAATCCGCTCGGCAAGATCCTGCGCAAGGAGCTGCGTGACAAGGGCGATACGCCGAAGCCCTGA
- a CDS encoding enoyl-CoA hydratase/isomerase family protein, protein MAHASQTIRSSPPSPGFSTIRFAKRGGIAWITLNRPRQLNAYNVAMRDDLFTALSAVHDDSEVRAMVLAGAGSAFSTGGDVSEFGTAPSPTTARWVRFRRDVWGRLRALPVPTVAAVHGYAVGGGLEMVLLCDMAVAADDASFCLPETALGMIPGVAGTQTAARRLGLGRALDLCLTGRWIDAKQALAIGLVAEVVPAASLVRAAGALARRLSHLPRERVAMAKLAVWGGLDLPLGEALAMERRLARRLENFALDRRASAAAAPRRARRPGGNGVP, encoded by the coding sequence ATGGCGCACGCATCACAGACGATCCGTTCATCGCCGCCCTCGCCGGGCTTCAGCACGATCCGCTTTGCCAAGCGCGGCGGGATCGCATGGATAACGCTCAACCGCCCGCGCCAGCTCAACGCCTACAACGTCGCGATGCGCGACGATCTGTTCACGGCGCTCAGCGCCGTCCATGACGATTCCGAGGTGCGCGCGATGGTGCTCGCGGGCGCGGGCTCCGCATTTTCCACCGGCGGCGACGTGAGCGAATTCGGCACCGCGCCTTCGCCGACGACTGCGCGGTGGGTCCGCTTTCGGCGCGACGTATGGGGCCGGCTGCGCGCCCTCCCGGTTCCGACGGTCGCCGCGGTTCATGGCTATGCCGTCGGCGGAGGTCTCGAGATGGTCCTGCTCTGCGATATGGCGGTCGCGGCCGACGACGCGTCGTTCTGCCTGCCGGAGACGGCGCTGGGCATGATCCCCGGAGTGGCGGGAACGCAGACCGCGGCGCGGCGCCTCGGCCTGGGCCGCGCCCTTGATCTCTGCCTGACGGGCCGCTGGATTGACGCGAAGCAGGCTTTAGCAATAGGTTTGGTCGCCGAAGTAGTGCCTGCGGCGAGCCTGGTTCGCGCAGCAGGCGCGCTGGCCCGCCGGCTCAGCCACCTGCCGCGCGAGCGCGTCGCGATGGCGAAGCTGGCGGTCTGGGGCGGCCTGGATCTGCCGCTCGGCGAGGCGCTTGCGATGGAGCGCCGGCTCGCCCGCCGGCTCGAAAATTTTGCGCTCGATAGGCGAGCGTCGGCGGCCGCTGCCCCGAGGAGGGCGCGCCGCCCTGGAGGAAACGGAGTACCGTGA
- a CDS encoding amidohydrolase family protein encodes MAFKADLVLHEGTILGYPASDSIAIAAGAILALGPYSELKSLVGPRTHLIRLAGRVVAPGFIDSHIHFLEAASAASGLSLWRCRQLEDLMAELRVAAGKTPPGNWLRAFGCDEALLAERRGPTRAELDAAVPKNPLRLRHQTLHASWLNSRAIAALGLEAPDFKPPEGAVLMRDATGRLSGLVAGMETYFSRRLPRVTPAELEARARLFSRELAAAGVTAFTDATVRNGPEDIAAMARMVNGRAVAQHVAMMLGAPYLNALKEAVRAAQPAGITLVAVKFVESPRTDYRPIARWVARARDAGLDSAFHCTEVEELELALNSLETAVRGAPPAPDGGPVFRIEHGGVITPDHLERLKALGAWVVTNPGFAYYRGAKYVTEPGLLPYLYRARSLLEGGIELAAATDAPVTPARPLAAIGAAAMRYSLEGYEIGLNERIPLDQGFRLFTTQAARLARLNAGAIEPGRLADLIVLPRDPMALKPADLMNLPVDITIIGGRVVFERGRPEVAASPGADLFSS; translated from the coding sequence ATGGCCTTCAAGGCTGACCTGGTTCTGCATGAAGGGACGATCCTGGGCTATCCGGCCAGCGATTCGATAGCGATCGCGGCTGGTGCGATCCTCGCCCTCGGGCCGTATAGCGAGCTCAAGTCGCTGGTCGGCCCGCGCACTCATCTGATTCGGCTCGCCGGTCGCGTCGTCGCGCCCGGCTTCATCGACTCGCACATCCATTTTCTCGAGGCCGCCTCGGCGGCGTCGGGCCTCAGCCTCTGGCGCTGCCGACAACTCGAAGATCTTATGGCGGAACTGCGGGTGGCCGCAGGCAAGACGCCGCCCGGCAACTGGCTCCGCGCTTTCGGCTGCGACGAGGCGCTGCTCGCCGAACGGCGCGGACCCACGCGGGCCGAACTCGACGCCGCGGTGCCCAAGAATCCGCTGCGCCTGCGCCATCAGACGCTCCATGCCTCGTGGCTCAATTCGCGCGCGATCGCCGCGCTCGGCCTCGAAGCACCCGACTTCAAGCCGCCCGAGGGCGCGGTTCTGATGCGCGATGCGACGGGTCGGCTTAGCGGCCTGGTGGCCGGGATGGAAACCTATTTCTCGCGGCGGCTTCCGCGCGTGACACCGGCCGAGCTCGAGGCGCGCGCGCGCCTGTTCAGCCGCGAACTCGCCGCAGCCGGCGTGACCGCGTTTACCGACGCGACCGTGCGCAACGGGCCGGAGGACATCGCGGCGATGGCGCGGATGGTCAACGGGCGGGCGGTGGCGCAACACGTCGCGATGATGCTCGGCGCGCCCTACCTGAACGCGCTCAAAGAGGCAGTGCGCGCCGCGCAGCCCGCCGGGATTACCCTGGTCGCGGTCAAGTTCGTCGAAAGTCCGCGGACCGACTATCGCCCGATCGCACGATGGGTCGCGCGGGCGCGCGACGCCGGCCTCGATTCGGCCTTCCATTGCACCGAGGTCGAAGAACTCGAACTTGCGCTGAACTCGCTCGAGACGGCCGTGCGCGGGGCCCCGCCGGCGCCCGACGGCGGTCCCGTTTTTCGAATCGAACATGGCGGCGTGATCACGCCCGACCATCTCGAACGCCTCAAGGCGCTGGGCGCATGGGTGGTCACCAATCCGGGCTTCGCCTACTACCGCGGCGCAAAGTACGTGACCGAGCCGGGGCTGCTGCCCTATCTCTATCGCGCGCGCAGCTTGCTGGAGGGCGGGATCGAGCTTGCCGCCGCCACCGACGCGCCGGTCACCCCCGCCCGTCCGCTCGCCGCGATCGGCGCCGCTGCGATGCGCTATTCGCTCGAGGGCTACGAGATCGGCCTTAACGAACGAATTCCGCTCGACCAGGGTTTCAGGCTTTTCACCACGCAGGCGGCGCGCCTCGCGCGGCTCAACGCAGGGGCGATCGAGCCCGGCCGTCTCGCCGACCTGATCGTGCTGCCGCGCGATCCGATGGCGCTCAAGCCGGCCGACTTGATGAACCTGCCGGTCGATATCACGATCATCGGAGGACGCGTGGTTTTCGAGCGCGGGCGGCCCGAGGTCGCGGCCAGCCCCGGCGCCGACCTGTTTTCGAGCTGA
- a CDS encoding glycine cleavage T C-terminal barrel domain-containing protein, which yields MNYTSLTNPVEARQPGGGGLEAGYRALTETAGVRLCAERLVIRMSGDDRASFLHGMCSNDINGLKPGYLVPALFLTERAHLIGEANVWAVADALLLEMDRALWPAVRAQLERFLVADDVELEEGGDAFDYRVIQIDGPRAAAAVAAAFGEPAARPGAWRFGAAEDGATEGALVAQLTRWNAPAFTILAGRESAPAIVARLTAGGEIREVDIAAAEIVRVESGTARVGVDVNDRTIALEARMQPAISFSKGCYVGQETVERATARGALKRRLMGLRIGGARVPAAGARLMLQGKEVGQLTSPVRSPRLGVLALAVLHHSAWEPGTGVTLDDAEGQVRAEISELPFAAHN from the coding sequence GTGAACTACACAAGCCTCACGAACCCCGTGGAGGCCCGGCAGCCGGGCGGCGGCGGCCTCGAAGCCGGCTATCGCGCGCTCACCGAGACTGCCGGCGTGCGGCTTTGCGCCGAGCGCCTGGTTATACGGATGAGCGGCGACGACCGCGCGTCTTTCCTGCACGGGATGTGCAGCAACGATATCAACGGGCTCAAACCGGGCTATCTTGTTCCGGCGCTGTTCCTGACCGAACGCGCCCATCTGATTGGCGAAGCGAACGTATGGGCCGTGGCCGACGCACTGCTGCTCGAAATGGATCGCGCGCTGTGGCCGGCCGTGCGCGCTCAGCTCGAACGCTTCCTGGTCGCGGACGACGTCGAACTGGAAGAGGGCGGCGACGCTTTCGATTATCGCGTAATCCAGATTGACGGGCCGCGCGCCGCGGCAGCGGTTGCGGCGGCCTTCGGCGAGCCCGCGGCACGGCCGGGCGCGTGGCGATTCGGCGCGGCCGAAGATGGTGCGACAGAGGGCGCGCTGGTTGCGCAGCTAACGCGATGGAACGCGCCGGCCTTCACCATCCTCGCCGGCCGCGAGAGCGCGCCAGCGATCGTCGCGCGGCTGACCGCGGGCGGAGAAATCCGTGAGGTCGATATCGCCGCCGCCGAAATCGTGCGCGTCGAGAGCGGCACGGCGCGGGTCGGCGTCGACGTCAACGACAGGACGATCGCGCTCGAGGCGCGGATGCAGCCGGCGATCTCGTTCAGCAAGGGATGCTATGTCGGGCAGGAAACGGTCGAGCGCGCGACTGCCCGCGGCGCGCTGAAGCGCCGCCTCATGGGACTCAGGATCGGCGGCGCACGCGTTCCCGCCGCCGGCGCTCGCTTGATGCTTCAGGGCAAGGAGGTCGGCCAGCTCACGAGCCCGGTACGCTCGCCGCGGCTGGGCGTGCTCGCGCTTGCCGTGCTGCATCACAGCGCCTGGGAGCCGGGGACGGGGGTGACGCTCGATGATGCGGAGGGCCAGGTTCGAGCCGAAATCAGCGAGCTGCCGTTTGCCGCGCACAATTGA